From a single Callithrix jacchus isolate 240 chromosome 5, calJac240_pri, whole genome shotgun sequence genomic region:
- the MIEN1 gene encoding migration and invasion enhancer 1, with amino-acid sequence MSGEPGQTSVAPLPGEVEPGSGVHIVVEYCEPCGFEATYLELASAVKEQYPGIEIESRLGGTGAFEIEINGQLVFSKLENGGFPYEKDLIEAIRRASTGEPLEKITNSRPPCIIL; translated from the exons ATGAGCGGGGAGCCGGGGCAGACGTCCGTAGCGCCCCTTCCTGGGGAGGTCGAGCCGGGCAGTGGGGTCCACATCGTGGTAGAGTACTG TGAACCCTGCGGCTTCGAGGCGACCTACCTGGAGCTGGCCAGTGCTGTGAAGGAGCAGTATCCGGGCATTGAGATCGAGTCGCGCCTGGGGGGCACAG GCGCCTTTGAGATAGAGATCAATGGACAGCTGGTGTTCTCCAAGCTGGAGAATGGGGGCTTTCCCTATGAGAAAGAT CTCATTGAGGCCATCCGAAGAGCCAGCACCGGAGAACCCCTAGAAAAGATCACCAATAGCCGTCCTCCCTGCATCATCCTGTGA
- the GRB7 gene encoding growth factor receptor-bound protein 7 isoform X1: MELDLSPPHLGSSPEDLCPAPGAPPGNPWPPEGPVPEEVKRSQPLLIPTTGRKLREEERRATSLPSIPNPFPELCSPPPQSPILRGPSSVRGLLPRDASCPHVVKVYSEDGACRSVEVEAGATARHVCEMLVQRTHALSDETWGLVECHPHLALERGLEDHESVVEVQAAWPVGGDSRFIFRKNFAKYELFKSSPHSLFPEKMVSSCLDAHTGVSHEDLIQNFLNVGSFPEIQGFLQLRGSGRKLWKRFFCFLRRSGLYYSTKGTSKDPRHLQYVADVNESNVYVVTQGRKLYGMPTDFGFCVKPNKLRNGHKGLRIFCSEDEQSRTCWLAAFRLFKYGAQLYKNYQQAQSRHLRPSCLGSPPLRSVSDNTLVAMDFSGHAGRVIENPREALSVALEEAQAWRKKTNHRLSLPTPASGTSLSAAIHRTQLWFHGRISREESQQLIGQQGLVDGLFLVRESQRNPQGFVLSLCHLQKVKHYLILPSEEEGRLYFSMDDGQTRFTDLLQLVEFHQLNRGILPCLLRHCCTRVAL, encoded by the exons ATGGAGCTGGATCTGTCTCCACCTCATCTTGGCAGCTCTCCGGAAGACCTCTGCCCAGCCCCTGGGGCCCCTCCTGGGAATCCTTGGCCCCCAGAGGGCCCTGTGCCTGAGGAGGTAAAGAGGTCCCAGCCTCTCCTCATCCCAACCACCGGCAG GAAACTTCGAGAGGAGGAACGGCGtgccacctccctcccctccatccccaACCCCTTCCCTGAGCTCTGCAGTCCTCCCCCACAGAGCCCCATTCTCAGGGGGCCCTCCAGTGTACGGGGGCTGCTCCCACGCGATGCCAGCTGCCCCCAT GTAGTAAAGGTATACAGTGAGGATGGGGCCTGCAGGTctgtggaggtggaggcaggtgccaCAGCTCGCCACGTGTGTGAAATGCTGGTGCAGCGAACTCATGCCTTGAGCGATGAGACCTGGGGGCTGGTGGAGTGCCACCCCCACCTAGCACTGG AGCGGGGTTTAGAGGACCACGAGTCCGTGGTGGAAGTGCAGGCTGCCTGGCCCGTGGGTGGAGATAGCCGCTTCATCTTCCGGAAAAACTTCGCCAAGTATGAACTGTTCAAGAGCTCCCCA CACTCCCTGTTCCCAGAAAAAATGGTCTCCAGCTGTCTCGATGCACACACTGGTGTATCCCATGAAGACCTCATCCAG AACTTCCTGAATGTTGGCAGCTTCCCTGAGATCCAGGGCTTTCTGCAGCTTCGGGGATCAGGACGGAAGCTTTGGAAAcgctttttctgcttcttgcgCCGATCTGGCCTTTATTACTCCACCAAGGGCACCTCTAAG GATCCGAGGCACCTGCAGTACGTGGCAGATGTGAATGAGTCCAACGTGTATGTGGTGACTCAAGGCCGCAAGCTCTACGGGATGCCCACAGACTTCGGCTTCTGTGTCAAG CCCAACAAGCTTCGAAATGGCCACAAGGGGCTTCGCATCTTCTGCAGTGAAGACGAGCAGAGCCGCACCTGCTGGCTGGCTGCCTTCCGCCTCTTCAAG TATGGGGCGCAGCTGTACAAGAATTACCAGCAGGCACAGTCTCGCCACCTGCGTCCGTCTTGTTTGGGCTCTCCACCGTTG aGAAGTGTCTCAGATAATACTCTGGTGGCCATGGACTTCTCTGGCCATGCTGGGCGCGTCATCGAGAACCCCCGGGAGGCTTTGAGTGTGGCCCTGGAGGAGGCCCAGGCCTGGAGG AAGAAGACAAACCACCGCCTCAGCCTGCCTACCCCGGCCTCCGGCACCAGCCTCAGTGCAG CCATCCACCGCACCCAACTCTGGTTCCACGGGCGCATTTCCCGTGAGGAAAGCCAGCAGCTCATTGGACAGCAGGGCTTGGTAGACGG CCTGTTCCTGGTCCGGGAGAGTCAGCGGAACCCCCAGGGCTTTGTCCTCTCCTTGTGCCACCTGCAGAAAGTGAAGCATTATCTTATCCTTCCG AGCGAGGAGGAGGGCCGCCTGTACTTCAGCATGGATGATGGCCAGACCCGCTTCACAGACCTCCTGCAGCTCGTGGAGTTCCACCAGCTGAACCGTGGCATCCTGCCATGCCTGCTGCGCCACTGCTGCACGCGGGTGGCCCTCTGA
- the GRB7 gene encoding growth factor receptor-bound protein 7 isoform X6: MELDLSPPHLGSSPEDLCPAPGAPPGNPWPPEGPVPEEVKRSQPLLIPTTGRKLREEERRATSLPSIPNPFPELCSPPPQSPILRGPSSVRGLLPRDASCPHVVKVYSEDGACRSVEVEAGATARHVCEMLVQRTHALSDETWGLVECHPHLALERGLEDHESVVEVQAAWPVGGDSRFIFRKNFAKYELFKSSPHSLFPEKMVSSCLDAHTGVSHEDLIQNFLNVGSFPEIQGFLQLRGSGRKLWKRFFCFLRRSGLYYSTKGTSKDPRHLQYVADVNESNVYVVTQGRKLYGMPTDFGFCVKPNKLRNGHKGLRIFCSEDEQSRTCWLAAFRLFKYGAQLYKNYQQAQSRHLRPSCLGSPPLRSVSDNTLVAMDFSGHAGRVIENPREALSVALEEAQAWRKKTNHRLSLPTPASGTSLSAACSWSGRVSGTPRALSSPCATCRK; the protein is encoded by the exons ATGGAGCTGGATCTGTCTCCACCTCATCTTGGCAGCTCTCCGGAAGACCTCTGCCCAGCCCCTGGGGCCCCTCCTGGGAATCCTTGGCCCCCAGAGGGCCCTGTGCCTGAGGAGGTAAAGAGGTCCCAGCCTCTCCTCATCCCAACCACCGGCAG GAAACTTCGAGAGGAGGAACGGCGtgccacctccctcccctccatccccaACCCCTTCCCTGAGCTCTGCAGTCCTCCCCCACAGAGCCCCATTCTCAGGGGGCCCTCCAGTGTACGGGGGCTGCTCCCACGCGATGCCAGCTGCCCCCAT GTAGTAAAGGTATACAGTGAGGATGGGGCCTGCAGGTctgtggaggtggaggcaggtgccaCAGCTCGCCACGTGTGTGAAATGCTGGTGCAGCGAACTCATGCCTTGAGCGATGAGACCTGGGGGCTGGTGGAGTGCCACCCCCACCTAGCACTGG AGCGGGGTTTAGAGGACCACGAGTCCGTGGTGGAAGTGCAGGCTGCCTGGCCCGTGGGTGGAGATAGCCGCTTCATCTTCCGGAAAAACTTCGCCAAGTATGAACTGTTCAAGAGCTCCCCA CACTCCCTGTTCCCAGAAAAAATGGTCTCCAGCTGTCTCGATGCACACACTGGTGTATCCCATGAAGACCTCATCCAG AACTTCCTGAATGTTGGCAGCTTCCCTGAGATCCAGGGCTTTCTGCAGCTTCGGGGATCAGGACGGAAGCTTTGGAAAcgctttttctgcttcttgcgCCGATCTGGCCTTTATTACTCCACCAAGGGCACCTCTAAG GATCCGAGGCACCTGCAGTACGTGGCAGATGTGAATGAGTCCAACGTGTATGTGGTGACTCAAGGCCGCAAGCTCTACGGGATGCCCACAGACTTCGGCTTCTGTGTCAAG CCCAACAAGCTTCGAAATGGCCACAAGGGGCTTCGCATCTTCTGCAGTGAAGACGAGCAGAGCCGCACCTGCTGGCTGGCTGCCTTCCGCCTCTTCAAG TATGGGGCGCAGCTGTACAAGAATTACCAGCAGGCACAGTCTCGCCACCTGCGTCCGTCTTGTTTGGGCTCTCCACCGTTG aGAAGTGTCTCAGATAATACTCTGGTGGCCATGGACTTCTCTGGCCATGCTGGGCGCGTCATCGAGAACCCCCGGGAGGCTTTGAGTGTGGCCCTGGAGGAGGCCCAGGCCTGGAGG AAGAAGACAAACCACCGCCTCAGCCTGCCTACCCCGGCCTCCGGCACCAGCCTCAGTGCAG CCTGTTCCTGGTCCGGGAGAGTCAGCGGAACCCCCAGGGCTTTGTCCTCTCCTTGTGCCACCTGCAGAAAGTGA
- the GRB7 gene encoding growth factor receptor-bound protein 7 isoform X4 yields MELDLSPPHLGSSPEDLCPAPGAPPGNPWPPEGPVPEEVKRSQPLLIPTTGRKLREEERRATSLPSIPNPFPELCSPPPQSPILRGPSSVRGLLPRDASCPHVVKVYSEDGACRSVEVEAGATARHVCEMLVQRTHALSDETWGLVECHPHLALERGLEDHESVVEVQAAWPVGGDSRFIFRKNFAKYELFKSSPHSLFPEKMVSSCLDAHTGVSHEDLIQNFLNVGSFPEIQGFLQLRGSGRKLWKRFFCFLRRSGLYYSTKGTSKDPRHLQYVADVNESNVYVVTQGRKLYGMPTDFGFCVKPNKLRNGHKGLRIFCSEDEQSRTCWLAAFRLFKYGAQLYKNYQQAQSRHLRPSCLGSPPLRSVSDNTLVAMDFSGHAGRVIENPREALSVALEEAQAWRKKTNHRLSLPTPASGTSLSAAIHRTQLWFHGRISREESQQLIGQQGLVDGLFLVRESQRNPQGFVLSLCHLQKVKHYLILPGRWKALRTGPATWKTLVTSQGEPMVC; encoded by the exons ATGGAGCTGGATCTGTCTCCACCTCATCTTGGCAGCTCTCCGGAAGACCTCTGCCCAGCCCCTGGGGCCCCTCCTGGGAATCCTTGGCCCCCAGAGGGCCCTGTGCCTGAGGAGGTAAAGAGGTCCCAGCCTCTCCTCATCCCAACCACCGGCAG GAAACTTCGAGAGGAGGAACGGCGtgccacctccctcccctccatccccaACCCCTTCCCTGAGCTCTGCAGTCCTCCCCCACAGAGCCCCATTCTCAGGGGGCCCTCCAGTGTACGGGGGCTGCTCCCACGCGATGCCAGCTGCCCCCAT GTAGTAAAGGTATACAGTGAGGATGGGGCCTGCAGGTctgtggaggtggaggcaggtgccaCAGCTCGCCACGTGTGTGAAATGCTGGTGCAGCGAACTCATGCCTTGAGCGATGAGACCTGGGGGCTGGTGGAGTGCCACCCCCACCTAGCACTGG AGCGGGGTTTAGAGGACCACGAGTCCGTGGTGGAAGTGCAGGCTGCCTGGCCCGTGGGTGGAGATAGCCGCTTCATCTTCCGGAAAAACTTCGCCAAGTATGAACTGTTCAAGAGCTCCCCA CACTCCCTGTTCCCAGAAAAAATGGTCTCCAGCTGTCTCGATGCACACACTGGTGTATCCCATGAAGACCTCATCCAG AACTTCCTGAATGTTGGCAGCTTCCCTGAGATCCAGGGCTTTCTGCAGCTTCGGGGATCAGGACGGAAGCTTTGGAAAcgctttttctgcttcttgcgCCGATCTGGCCTTTATTACTCCACCAAGGGCACCTCTAAG GATCCGAGGCACCTGCAGTACGTGGCAGATGTGAATGAGTCCAACGTGTATGTGGTGACTCAAGGCCGCAAGCTCTACGGGATGCCCACAGACTTCGGCTTCTGTGTCAAG CCCAACAAGCTTCGAAATGGCCACAAGGGGCTTCGCATCTTCTGCAGTGAAGACGAGCAGAGCCGCACCTGCTGGCTGGCTGCCTTCCGCCTCTTCAAG TATGGGGCGCAGCTGTACAAGAATTACCAGCAGGCACAGTCTCGCCACCTGCGTCCGTCTTGTTTGGGCTCTCCACCGTTG aGAAGTGTCTCAGATAATACTCTGGTGGCCATGGACTTCTCTGGCCATGCTGGGCGCGTCATCGAGAACCCCCGGGAGGCTTTGAGTGTGGCCCTGGAGGAGGCCCAGGCCTGGAGG AAGAAGACAAACCACCGCCTCAGCCTGCCTACCCCGGCCTCCGGCACCAGCCTCAGTGCAG CCATCCACCGCACCCAACTCTGGTTCCACGGGCGCATTTCCCGTGAGGAAAGCCAGCAGCTCATTGGACAGCAGGGCTTGGTAGACGG CCTGTTCCTGGTCCGGGAGAGTCAGCGGAACCCCCAGGGCTTTGTCCTCTCCTTGTGCCACCTGCAGAAAGTGAAGCATTATCTTATCCTTCCG
- the GRB7 gene encoding growth factor receptor-bound protein 7 isoform X2 produces the protein MELDLSPPHLGSSPEDLCPAPGAPPGNPWPPEGPVPEEVKRSQPLLIPTTGRKLREEERRATSLPSIPNPFPELCSPPPQSPILRGPSSVRGLLPRDASCPHVVKVYSEDGACRSVEVEAGATARHVCEMLVQRTHALSDETWGLVECHPHLALERGLEDHESVVEVQAAWPVGGDSRFIFRKNFAKYELFKSSPHSLFPEKMVSSCLDAHTGVSHEDLIQNFLNVGSFPEIQGFLQLRGSGRKLWKRFFCFLRRSGLYYSTKGTSKDPRHLQYVADVNESNVYVVTQGRKLYGMPTDFGFCVKPNKLRNGHKGLRIFCSEDEQSRTCWLAAFRLFKYGAQLYKNYQQAQSRHLRPSCLGSPPLRSVSDNTLVAMDFSGHAGRVIENPREALSVALEEAQAWRKKTNHRLSLPTPASGTSLSAAIHRTQLWFHGRISREESQQLIGQQGLVDGLFLVRESQRNPQGFVLSLCHLQKVKHYLILPGRWKALRTGPATWKTLGWSAMAQSPLTATSISRIQAILLLQPPE, from the exons ATGGAGCTGGATCTGTCTCCACCTCATCTTGGCAGCTCTCCGGAAGACCTCTGCCCAGCCCCTGGGGCCCCTCCTGGGAATCCTTGGCCCCCAGAGGGCCCTGTGCCTGAGGAGGTAAAGAGGTCCCAGCCTCTCCTCATCCCAACCACCGGCAG GAAACTTCGAGAGGAGGAACGGCGtgccacctccctcccctccatccccaACCCCTTCCCTGAGCTCTGCAGTCCTCCCCCACAGAGCCCCATTCTCAGGGGGCCCTCCAGTGTACGGGGGCTGCTCCCACGCGATGCCAGCTGCCCCCAT GTAGTAAAGGTATACAGTGAGGATGGGGCCTGCAGGTctgtggaggtggaggcaggtgccaCAGCTCGCCACGTGTGTGAAATGCTGGTGCAGCGAACTCATGCCTTGAGCGATGAGACCTGGGGGCTGGTGGAGTGCCACCCCCACCTAGCACTGG AGCGGGGTTTAGAGGACCACGAGTCCGTGGTGGAAGTGCAGGCTGCCTGGCCCGTGGGTGGAGATAGCCGCTTCATCTTCCGGAAAAACTTCGCCAAGTATGAACTGTTCAAGAGCTCCCCA CACTCCCTGTTCCCAGAAAAAATGGTCTCCAGCTGTCTCGATGCACACACTGGTGTATCCCATGAAGACCTCATCCAG AACTTCCTGAATGTTGGCAGCTTCCCTGAGATCCAGGGCTTTCTGCAGCTTCGGGGATCAGGACGGAAGCTTTGGAAAcgctttttctgcttcttgcgCCGATCTGGCCTTTATTACTCCACCAAGGGCACCTCTAAG GATCCGAGGCACCTGCAGTACGTGGCAGATGTGAATGAGTCCAACGTGTATGTGGTGACTCAAGGCCGCAAGCTCTACGGGATGCCCACAGACTTCGGCTTCTGTGTCAAG CCCAACAAGCTTCGAAATGGCCACAAGGGGCTTCGCATCTTCTGCAGTGAAGACGAGCAGAGCCGCACCTGCTGGCTGGCTGCCTTCCGCCTCTTCAAG TATGGGGCGCAGCTGTACAAGAATTACCAGCAGGCACAGTCTCGCCACCTGCGTCCGTCTTGTTTGGGCTCTCCACCGTTG aGAAGTGTCTCAGATAATACTCTGGTGGCCATGGACTTCTCTGGCCATGCTGGGCGCGTCATCGAGAACCCCCGGGAGGCTTTGAGTGTGGCCCTGGAGGAGGCCCAGGCCTGGAGG AAGAAGACAAACCACCGCCTCAGCCTGCCTACCCCGGCCTCCGGCACCAGCCTCAGTGCAG CCATCCACCGCACCCAACTCTGGTTCCACGGGCGCATTTCCCGTGAGGAAAGCCAGCAGCTCATTGGACAGCAGGGCTTGGTAGACGG CCTGTTCCTGGTCCGGGAGAGTCAGCGGAACCCCCAGGGCTTTGTCCTCTCCTTGTGCCACCTGCAGAAAGTGAAGCATTATCTTATCCTTCCG
- the GRB7 gene encoding growth factor receptor-bound protein 7 isoform X3: MELDLSPPHLGSSPEDLCPAPGAPPGNPWPPEGPVPEEVKRSQPLLIPTTGRKLREEERRATSLPSIPNPFPELCSPPPQSPILRGPSSVRGLLPRDASCPHVVKVYSEDGACRSVEVEAGATARHVCEMLVQRTHALSDETWGLVECHPHLALERGLEDHESVVEVQAAWPVGGDSRFIFRKNFAKYELFKSSPHSLFPEKMVSSCLDAHTGVSHEDLIQNFLNVGSFPEIQGFLQLRGSGRKLWKRFFCFLRRSGLYYSTKGTSKDPRHLQYVADVNESNVYVVTQGRKLYGMPTDFGFCVKPNKLRNGHKGLRIFCSEDEQSRTCWLAAFRLFKYGAQLYKNYQQAQSRHLRPSCLGSPPLRSVSDNTLVAMDFSGHAGRVIENPREALSVALEEAQAWRKKTNHRLSLPTPASGTSLSAAIHRTQLWFHGRISREESQQLIGQQGLVDGLFLVRESQRNPQGFVLSLCHLQKVKHYLILPGRWKALRTGPATWKTLDWIYLWSRPSGRLGT; this comes from the exons ATGGAGCTGGATCTGTCTCCACCTCATCTTGGCAGCTCTCCGGAAGACCTCTGCCCAGCCCCTGGGGCCCCTCCTGGGAATCCTTGGCCCCCAGAGGGCCCTGTGCCTGAGGAGGTAAAGAGGTCCCAGCCTCTCCTCATCCCAACCACCGGCAG GAAACTTCGAGAGGAGGAACGGCGtgccacctccctcccctccatccccaACCCCTTCCCTGAGCTCTGCAGTCCTCCCCCACAGAGCCCCATTCTCAGGGGGCCCTCCAGTGTACGGGGGCTGCTCCCACGCGATGCCAGCTGCCCCCAT GTAGTAAAGGTATACAGTGAGGATGGGGCCTGCAGGTctgtggaggtggaggcaggtgccaCAGCTCGCCACGTGTGTGAAATGCTGGTGCAGCGAACTCATGCCTTGAGCGATGAGACCTGGGGGCTGGTGGAGTGCCACCCCCACCTAGCACTGG AGCGGGGTTTAGAGGACCACGAGTCCGTGGTGGAAGTGCAGGCTGCCTGGCCCGTGGGTGGAGATAGCCGCTTCATCTTCCGGAAAAACTTCGCCAAGTATGAACTGTTCAAGAGCTCCCCA CACTCCCTGTTCCCAGAAAAAATGGTCTCCAGCTGTCTCGATGCACACACTGGTGTATCCCATGAAGACCTCATCCAG AACTTCCTGAATGTTGGCAGCTTCCCTGAGATCCAGGGCTTTCTGCAGCTTCGGGGATCAGGACGGAAGCTTTGGAAAcgctttttctgcttcttgcgCCGATCTGGCCTTTATTACTCCACCAAGGGCACCTCTAAG GATCCGAGGCACCTGCAGTACGTGGCAGATGTGAATGAGTCCAACGTGTATGTGGTGACTCAAGGCCGCAAGCTCTACGGGATGCCCACAGACTTCGGCTTCTGTGTCAAG CCCAACAAGCTTCGAAATGGCCACAAGGGGCTTCGCATCTTCTGCAGTGAAGACGAGCAGAGCCGCACCTGCTGGCTGGCTGCCTTCCGCCTCTTCAAG TATGGGGCGCAGCTGTACAAGAATTACCAGCAGGCACAGTCTCGCCACCTGCGTCCGTCTTGTTTGGGCTCTCCACCGTTG aGAAGTGTCTCAGATAATACTCTGGTGGCCATGGACTTCTCTGGCCATGCTGGGCGCGTCATCGAGAACCCCCGGGAGGCTTTGAGTGTGGCCCTGGAGGAGGCCCAGGCCTGGAGG AAGAAGACAAACCACCGCCTCAGCCTGCCTACCCCGGCCTCCGGCACCAGCCTCAGTGCAG CCATCCACCGCACCCAACTCTGGTTCCACGGGCGCATTTCCCGTGAGGAAAGCCAGCAGCTCATTGGACAGCAGGGCTTGGTAGACGG CCTGTTCCTGGTCCGGGAGAGTCAGCGGAACCCCCAGGGCTTTGTCCTCTCCTTGTGCCACCTGCAGAAAGTGAAGCATTATCTTATCCTTCCG
- the GRB7 gene encoding growth factor receptor-bound protein 7 isoform X5, translating into MELDLSPPHLGSSPEDLCPAPGAPPGNPWPPEGPVPEEVKRSQPLLIPTTGRKLREEERRATSLPSIPNPFPELCSPPPQSPILRGPSSVRGLLPRDASCPHVVKVYSEDGACRSVEVEAGATARHVCEMLVQRTHALSDETWGLVECHPHLALERGLEDHESVVEVQAAWPVGGDSRFIFRKNFAKYELFKSSPHSLFPEKMVSSCLDAHTGVSHEDLIQNFLNVGSFPEIQGFLQLRGSGRKLWKRFFCFLRRSGLYYSTKGTSKDPRHLQYVADVNESNVYVVTQGRKLYGMPTDFGFCVKPNKLRNGHKGLRIFCSEDEQSRTCWLAAFRLFKYGAQLYKNYQQAQSRHLRPSCLGSPPLRSVSDNTLVAMDFSGHAGRVIENPREALSVALEEAQAWRKKTNHRLSLPTPASGTSLSAAIHRTQLWFHGRISREESQQLIGQQGLVDGLFLVRESQRNPQGFVLSLCHLQKVKHYLILPGRWKALRTGPATWKTLGF; encoded by the exons ATGGAGCTGGATCTGTCTCCACCTCATCTTGGCAGCTCTCCGGAAGACCTCTGCCCAGCCCCTGGGGCCCCTCCTGGGAATCCTTGGCCCCCAGAGGGCCCTGTGCCTGAGGAGGTAAAGAGGTCCCAGCCTCTCCTCATCCCAACCACCGGCAG GAAACTTCGAGAGGAGGAACGGCGtgccacctccctcccctccatccccaACCCCTTCCCTGAGCTCTGCAGTCCTCCCCCACAGAGCCCCATTCTCAGGGGGCCCTCCAGTGTACGGGGGCTGCTCCCACGCGATGCCAGCTGCCCCCAT GTAGTAAAGGTATACAGTGAGGATGGGGCCTGCAGGTctgtggaggtggaggcaggtgccaCAGCTCGCCACGTGTGTGAAATGCTGGTGCAGCGAACTCATGCCTTGAGCGATGAGACCTGGGGGCTGGTGGAGTGCCACCCCCACCTAGCACTGG AGCGGGGTTTAGAGGACCACGAGTCCGTGGTGGAAGTGCAGGCTGCCTGGCCCGTGGGTGGAGATAGCCGCTTCATCTTCCGGAAAAACTTCGCCAAGTATGAACTGTTCAAGAGCTCCCCA CACTCCCTGTTCCCAGAAAAAATGGTCTCCAGCTGTCTCGATGCACACACTGGTGTATCCCATGAAGACCTCATCCAG AACTTCCTGAATGTTGGCAGCTTCCCTGAGATCCAGGGCTTTCTGCAGCTTCGGGGATCAGGACGGAAGCTTTGGAAAcgctttttctgcttcttgcgCCGATCTGGCCTTTATTACTCCACCAAGGGCACCTCTAAG GATCCGAGGCACCTGCAGTACGTGGCAGATGTGAATGAGTCCAACGTGTATGTGGTGACTCAAGGCCGCAAGCTCTACGGGATGCCCACAGACTTCGGCTTCTGTGTCAAG CCCAACAAGCTTCGAAATGGCCACAAGGGGCTTCGCATCTTCTGCAGTGAAGACGAGCAGAGCCGCACCTGCTGGCTGGCTGCCTTCCGCCTCTTCAAG TATGGGGCGCAGCTGTACAAGAATTACCAGCAGGCACAGTCTCGCCACCTGCGTCCGTCTTGTTTGGGCTCTCCACCGTTG aGAAGTGTCTCAGATAATACTCTGGTGGCCATGGACTTCTCTGGCCATGCTGGGCGCGTCATCGAGAACCCCCGGGAGGCTTTGAGTGTGGCCCTGGAGGAGGCCCAGGCCTGGAGG AAGAAGACAAACCACCGCCTCAGCCTGCCTACCCCGGCCTCCGGCACCAGCCTCAGTGCAG CCATCCACCGCACCCAACTCTGGTTCCACGGGCGCATTTCCCGTGAGGAAAGCCAGCAGCTCATTGGACAGCAGGGCTTGGTAGACGG CCTGTTCCTGGTCCGGGAGAGTCAGCGGAACCCCCAGGGCTTTGTCCTCTCCTTGTGCCACCTGCAGAAAGTGAAGCATTATCTTATCCTTCCG